A genome region from Paradevosia shaoguanensis includes the following:
- a CDS encoding ABC transporter permease — protein sequence MTRNWPHIRHIALALFCAAGAIYIVAPLAIVVLNSFSSTAYNVFPPEGYSLRWYENLAQQGAFLGAAVRSVILATLATAIALVIGTLSAYALVKYRLRGRDIVKAFLMAPVVLPSIVLGVALFIFFVRVGIAYSYPGLLLTHVLVVTPFVIAITAAGFSNFDWSTEEAAMDLGAGPIRTFFRVVLPQIRAGVLTAGLFAWITSFDQVETTLFLVRPGDNTLPIEMFLYLQKWQDPTIAALSSLLILLAVAIVIVMSIAGRNRTPDGLVMQGKEPSK from the coding sequence ATGACACGCAACTGGCCCCATATCCGTCATATCGCTCTCGCGCTTTTCTGCGCGGCCGGCGCGATCTACATCGTCGCGCCGTTGGCGATCGTCGTGCTGAACTCCTTCTCGTCCACGGCCTACAATGTCTTTCCGCCGGAAGGCTATTCGCTCCGCTGGTACGAGAACCTCGCGCAACAAGGCGCGTTCCTGGGAGCGGCCGTGCGCTCGGTCATCCTCGCGACCCTGGCAACTGCAATCGCCCTGGTGATCGGAACGCTCTCTGCCTATGCGCTGGTCAAGTACCGGCTGCGCGGACGCGATATCGTCAAGGCATTCCTGATGGCGCCGGTTGTCCTGCCGAGCATCGTGCTGGGCGTCGCGCTCTTCATCTTCTTCGTTCGCGTCGGTATTGCCTATTCGTATCCCGGCCTGCTCCTGACCCACGTGCTGGTGGTTACGCCTTTCGTTATCGCCATCACGGCAGCGGGCTTTTCCAATTTCGACTGGTCGACGGAAGAGGCTGCCATGGACCTGGGAGCCGGTCCGATACGGACGTTTTTCCGCGTCGTGCTCCCGCAGATCCGCGCTGGTGTGCTGACGGCGGGCCTGTTCGCCTGGATCACCTCGTTCGATCAGGTGGAGACCACGCTTTTCCTCGTTCGGCCCGGCGACAACACGCTGCCGATCGAGATGTTCCTCTATCTCCAGAAATGGCAGGACCCGACGATTGCTGCCCTTTCTAGTCTTTTGATCCTGCTCGCGGTCGCGATCGTCATCGTCATGAGCATCGCGGGCCGCAATCGCACGCCGGACGGCCTGGTGATGCAAGGAAAGGAACCCAGCAAATGA
- a CDS encoding ABC transporter permease, whose product MTFLFVLPIGAFLEYSVYSYERGRLVEDFTFKTYLLFLTDPYYHAIIFDTLKMAAITSFVSLIIGYPLAYGLWRCRWPALQRWYGLIIFSPILVSVVVRSYGWSVLLSDQGAVNWTLMKLGVIREPLELVYNLTGVVISLCHVFLPLVVFPIFSSLVRIDPALREAAMDLGAGWWTTFRRVIFPQSLPGVVSALQISFTLALGALVTPAVLGGGRVLVLPLQVYRATSDINWPVASVGGLVLLVMALITVALCNRLLAYSES is encoded by the coding sequence ATGACTTTCCTTTTCGTGCTGCCTATCGGCGCTTTCCTGGAATACAGCGTCTACAGCTATGAGCGTGGCCGGCTGGTCGAGGATTTCACCTTCAAGACCTACCTGCTCTTCCTGACCGATCCCTACTACCACGCCATCATCTTTGACACGCTCAAGATGGCAGCGATTACCTCGTTCGTGTCGCTCATCATCGGCTATCCGCTGGCCTATGGTCTGTGGCGCTGCCGCTGGCCGGCGCTGCAACGCTGGTACGGGCTCATTATCTTCTCGCCGATCCTGGTCAGCGTCGTGGTCCGCTCCTATGGCTGGAGCGTGCTGCTCTCGGACCAGGGCGCGGTGAACTGGACGCTGATGAAGCTTGGCGTGATCCGGGAGCCGCTCGAGCTGGTCTACAATCTGACGGGCGTTGTCATCAGCCTTTGCCACGTATTCCTGCCGCTCGTCGTGTTCCCGATCTTTTCGAGCCTCGTGCGCATCGATCCAGCCCTTCGCGAGGCCGCCATGGATCTGGGTGCCGGTTGGTGGACCACCTTCCGCCGCGTCATCTTCCCACAAAGCCTGCCGGGCGTGGTGTCGGCTCTCCAGATCAGTTTCACGCTGGCGCTCGGCGCGCTGGTGACGCCGGCCGTGCTCGGCGGTGGTCGAGTGCTCGTCCTGCCCCTGCAGGTTTATCGGGCCACCTCCGACATCAACTGGCCGGTAGCCTCGGTCGGCGGCCTCGTCCTTCTGGTCATGGCGCTGATCACGGTCGCCCTGTGCAACCGGCTGTTGGCCTATAGCGAGAGCTGA
- a CDS encoding ABC transporter ATP-binding protein produces the protein MRQGVEFVGVSKVFGGHVAVNGINFHIPEGSFFSLLGPSGCGKSTTLRMLAGFEDPDQGQIWIGDQRSDGVPAYRRPTNMVFQRWALFPHMTVHENVAFGPSVRGARGGELNRQVAEALELVGLGAYGARKPRQLSGGQMQRVALARALVNKPKVLLLDEPLGALDLKLRMQMQIELKRLQESVGATFVYVTHDQSEALTMSDNIAIMSEGSIHQIGSPHEVYDAPKTRFVATFLGNANALPVDVESVAGDTAAVSLKGLRFAASVGAAPTNGKGDIVLRYEAIRIGAAAAAMDVRTKARIREVVFSGSAIDYVLETEQGIELTAQQPHIADEKPHERGVLVDIGWQARAARLFPQK, from the coding sequence GTGCGCCAAGGCGTCGAATTTGTCGGTGTGTCGAAGGTCTTTGGCGGCCACGTCGCAGTGAACGGCATCAACTTTCACATCCCGGAAGGTTCGTTCTTCTCGCTGCTCGGTCCTTCGGGCTGCGGCAAGTCGACGACGTTGCGGATGCTGGCCGGCTTCGAGGATCCCGATCAGGGGCAAATCTGGATTGGGGACCAGCGCTCCGACGGTGTACCCGCCTACCGGCGGCCCACCAATATGGTGTTCCAGCGTTGGGCGCTCTTTCCGCATATGACCGTGCACGAGAACGTTGCCTTTGGGCCAAGCGTTCGCGGTGCGAGAGGCGGAGAGCTGAACCGGCAGGTGGCCGAGGCACTGGAACTGGTTGGGCTTGGTGCCTACGGCGCGCGTAAGCCGCGCCAGCTTTCGGGTGGTCAGATGCAGCGTGTGGCGCTTGCCCGTGCGCTCGTCAACAAGCCCAAGGTGCTGCTGCTCGATGAGCCGCTGGGCGCGCTGGACCTGAAGCTGCGCATGCAGATGCAGATCGAGCTCAAGCGCCTGCAGGAAAGCGTCGGCGCCACATTCGTCTATGTCACGCATGACCAGAGCGAAGCGCTGACCATGTCGGACAACATCGCCATCATGAGCGAGGGCAGCATCCACCAGATCGGGTCGCCGCATGAAGTCTATGACGCTCCCAAAACGCGGTTCGTGGCAACCTTCCTCGGAAATGCCAACGCTCTGCCTGTGGATGTTGAGAGCGTCGCCGGCGACACAGCTGCCGTCTCTCTGAAAGGCCTGCGCTTTGCGGCTTCGGTCGGCGCAGCTCCGACAAACGGCAAAGGCGATATCGTACTGCGCTATGAAGCCATCCGCATTGGCGCCGCTGCCGCGGCGATGGATGTGCGCACCAAGGCGCGTATCCGCGAGGTCGTGTTCTCCGGTTCCGCCATCGACTATGTGCTTGAAACCGAGCAGGGCATCGAACTCACCGCCCAGCAACCGCACATCGCCGATGAGAAGCCTCACGAGCGCGGGGTGCTGGTCGATATCGGCTGGCAGGCACGCGCCGCGAGGTTGTTTCCGCAAAAATGA
- a CDS encoding ABC transporter substrate-binding protein, translating into MALAASSPVVPALAQDGKVNVTFFIWAGSNQGVIPTKVIEDYRAAHPNVTIDILESNNTITYPKMVAARRTTPDDPLVHCGFFNVDAITKGKVDDMWAPVSTADVPNMANVLERFVRPEGKGIGYQTSTIGIMYNTDKVKEPPKSWSVLWADGNDKQVTFFDYDTRMLAIAARLNGGDERNIDPGFEVWANHAGNIRALVDSNDAVKNLIVSGDAYYSPWFASLASVWMKEGAPLGFAAPEEGMIAFPVYLAIANGVTPEEKKVCGDLINTLLEPENAARYGELTYSVPVTTNAALSDEQKANPLLSLEAAEKAILLDYDYIAEMSSDWRERWDREVKFKMR; encoded by the coding sequence TTGGCTCTTGCTGCGTCTTCGCCGGTGGTTCCGGCCTTGGCGCAGGACGGCAAGGTAAACGTCACCTTCTTCATCTGGGCTGGGTCCAACCAGGGGGTCATTCCGACCAAGGTGATCGAGGATTATCGCGCCGCGCATCCAAACGTGACGATCGATATCCTGGAATCGAACAACACCATCACCTATCCGAAGATGGTAGCTGCTCGTCGCACCACCCCGGATGATCCGCTGGTGCATTGCGGCTTCTTCAATGTCGACGCCATCACCAAGGGCAAGGTCGATGACATGTGGGCGCCGGTTTCGACCGCGGATGTCCCGAACATGGCCAACGTGCTCGAGCGCTTCGTGCGGCCCGAGGGCAAGGGGATCGGTTACCAGACCTCCACCATCGGCATTATGTACAACACCGACAAGGTGAAGGAGCCGCCCAAGAGCTGGAGCGTGCTGTGGGCTGATGGCAATGACAAGCAGGTCACGTTCTTCGACTACGACACGCGCATGCTGGCCATCGCCGCCCGACTGAACGGCGGGGATGAGCGCAATATCGATCCGGGCTTCGAGGTCTGGGCCAATCACGCCGGAAATATCCGCGCACTGGTGGATTCCAACGATGCGGTGAAGAACCTCATCGTCTCAGGCGACGCCTATTATTCGCCATGGTTCGCTTCGCTGGCCTCGGTCTGGATGAAGGAAGGCGCGCCGCTCGGTTTCGCCGCACCCGAAGAGGGGATGATTGCTTTTCCTGTGTACCTGGCGATCGCCAATGGCGTCACGCCCGAGGAGAAGAAGGTCTGCGGCGATCTCATCAATACCCTACTGGAGCCCGAGAACGCGGCCCGGTACGGCGAACTCACCTATTCGGTTCCCGTGACCACTAATGCCGCGCTCTCCGACGAGCAGAAGGCCAATCCGCTGCTAAGCCTGGAGGCCGCCGAAAAGGCGATCCTTCTCGATTACGACTACATCGCCGAGATGTCGTCCGACTGGCGTGAGAGATGGGACCGCGAGGTCAAGTTCAAGATGCGCTGA
- a CDS encoding Lrp/AsnC family transcriptional regulator, producing MSADFDQTDLDIVVELSKDGRCPFREIARKLGISEGTVRMRVARLQEKGYIRIAAVGRPSALGIACNAMVLLKVPPQSVRHAAALLAERHHVRFVGVTMGSSDIVIQTLHNSFQELFDFVSRQLLEIVPDLISSETLQFGEVLKSEWNWAEWFRNGLAATPGAEPSGRKVTETGDDASGAGDADGNQKEAP from the coding sequence ATGAGCGCTGATTTCGACCAGACTGACCTTGATATCGTTGTGGAACTTTCCAAAGACGGCCGCTGTCCGTTCCGTGAAATCGCCCGCAAGCTCGGCATTTCCGAAGGCACCGTGCGCATGCGCGTGGCCCGGCTTCAGGAGAAGGGCTACATCCGTATAGCCGCCGTCGGACGCCCCAGTGCGCTCGGCATCGCCTGCAACGCCATGGTCCTGCTCAAGGTCCCACCGCAATCGGTGCGACATGCGGCCGCGCTGCTCGCCGAACGCCACCATGTCCGCTTTGTCGGGGTGACCATGGGCTCGTCGGACATCGTCATCCAGACGCTGCACAATTCCTTCCAGGAACTGTTCGACTTCGTGTCCCGCCAACTCCTCGAAATCGTGCCCGACCTCATCAGCTCGGAAACGCTGCAGTTCGGCGAAGTCCTCAAAAGCGAATGGAACTGGGCCGAATGGTTCCGCAACGGGCTGGCGGCAACGCCAGGAGCGGAGCCGTCCGGTCGAAAAGTAACAGAAACTGGAGATGACGCCTCCGGCGCAGGCGATGCCGACGGCAACCAGAAGGAAGCGCCTTAG
- a CDS encoding gamma-glutamyltransferase family protein, which yields MDFTTRPDIRGTFGVVSTTHWIASSVGMAMLERGGNAFDAAAAAGFVLQIVEPHLNGPGGDLPAIFVRPGEQPQVLCAQGSAPAAATIEAYRASGLTEVPGSGLLASVVPGAFDGWMLILRDFGNLPLDVVLEPAIFYAEQGHPALPRLSNTVAELADFFRKEWPSSAEVWMPGDKVPAPHAIFRNEALARTWRRLLRETEGARSREARIEAARSVFYRGFIAEGVDSLMRGELMDSSGQRNKGLLTAADMAGWQAHYEPTVSGSYNGWTIHKTGPWGQGPVLLQALNILRHTRIEEAPINSAEFVHLAAEALKLAFADRDTFYGDPDFSHIPLDVLLSDDYARRRATLIGETASLEQRPGDLAGLGHLAERAAERATAGSLSVGGIGTGEPTMAHLTLKEGDTVHIDVADRWGNVVSATPSGGWLQSSPVVPGLGFPMNSRAQMFWLEEGLPSSLRPRSRPRTTLSPSLAIHEDGRILSVGTPGGDQQDQWQLVFFLQLLRGEQSLQKILDTPVFHSTHVQASFAPRSFSPGGLSVEETLGAKVIAELKRRGHDVSVTPAWSGGRLTCAERRPDGQLLAAATPRMMQAYAVGR from the coding sequence ATGGACTTTACGACTCGGCCCGATATTCGCGGCACTTTCGGCGTCGTCAGCACGACCCACTGGATTGCCTCATCGGTGGGCATGGCAATGCTGGAAAGAGGCGGAAATGCCTTCGATGCCGCAGCTGCCGCAGGTTTTGTGCTGCAGATTGTGGAGCCGCATCTCAACGGCCCGGGAGGCGACCTGCCGGCAATTTTCGTGCGGCCCGGCGAGCAGCCGCAGGTGTTGTGCGCGCAAGGATCAGCGCCTGCCGCGGCAACGATCGAAGCCTATCGGGCCTCAGGTCTCACCGAAGTACCCGGATCCGGTCTTCTGGCCTCGGTCGTGCCAGGCGCATTCGACGGCTGGATGCTGATTCTGCGCGACTTCGGCAACCTGCCGCTCGACGTGGTGCTGGAGCCGGCGATCTTTTATGCCGAGCAAGGCCACCCCGCCCTGCCGCGGCTCTCCAACACTGTCGCGGAGCTCGCGGACTTCTTTCGCAAGGAATGGCCCAGCTCTGCCGAGGTATGGATGCCGGGCGACAAGGTCCCCGCTCCTCATGCCATTTTCCGGAACGAGGCGCTGGCCCGAACCTGGCGCCGCTTGCTGCGCGAAACGGAAGGCGCTCGGAGCCGCGAGGCGCGGATCGAGGCGGCACGCAGCGTCTTCTATCGGGGTTTCATCGCAGAAGGCGTCGACTCGCTCATGCGCGGCGAACTCATGGATTCGAGCGGCCAGCGCAACAAAGGCCTGTTGACCGCAGCGGACATGGCTGGCTGGCAAGCACACTATGAGCCGACGGTGAGCGGCAGCTATAACGGCTGGACCATCCACAAGACCGGCCCATGGGGGCAAGGGCCGGTTCTGCTGCAGGCGCTCAACATCCTTCGTCACACGCGCATAGAAGAAGCGCCGATCAACAGTGCCGAATTCGTGCACCTCGCTGCAGAAGCCCTCAAGCTCGCCTTCGCCGATCGCGATACGTTCTATGGCGACCCGGACTTTTCGCACATTCCGCTCGATGTGCTCCTTTCGGACGACTACGCACGCCGCCGCGCAACACTGATCGGCGAAACGGCCTCTCTGGAACAGCGTCCCGGCGACCTGGCCGGCCTCGGTCACCTTGCGGAACGTGCAGCCGAGCGCGCAACGGCCGGAAGTCTGTCTGTCGGCGGCATAGGCACGGGTGAGCCGACCATGGCGCACCTCACCCTCAAGGAGGGCGACACCGTCCATATCGACGTTGCCGACAGATGGGGCAACGTCGTTTCGGCCACCCCGTCGGGGGGGTGGCTGCAGTCGTCGCCAGTAGTGCCGGGCCTCGGTTTCCCGATGAACTCTCGAGCCCAGATGTTCTGGCTGGAGGAAGGCCTGCCATCATCGTTACGCCCTCGAAGCCGACCGCGCACCACGCTCTCCCCCTCGCTTGCCATCCATGAGGATGGCCGGATCCTCTCCGTAGGAACGCCGGGTGGCGACCAGCAGGACCAGTGGCAGCTCGTCTTTTTCCTCCAGCTCCTGCGCGGCGAGCAGAGCCTCCAGAAGATACTCGATACGCCCGTATTTCATTCAACCCACGTTCAGGCCTCTTTCGCGCCGCGCAGCTTCTCCCCCGGCGGCCTGTCGGTCGAAGAAACGCTCGGCGCCAAGGTAATCGCCGAACTGAAACGCCGCGGACACGACGTTTCTGTCACACCCGCCTGGTCCGGCGGCCGACTAACCTGCGCCGAACGCCGCCCCGACGGCCAATTACTGGCTGCCGCCACCCCGCGCATGATGCAGGCTTATGCCGTGGGGAGGTGA
- a CDS encoding GGDEF domain-containing protein: protein MFVDQTSLLLALGFAAFALSATLFVTWLAARTERFILIWAVGAGTLMAAFAGFSINAVSNNYVLLWGSNMLLTGGFVVLFSAACLFTERKLPRARIVAVATASAALVTIPFLLGFDALGAIMGNLVNAALLIGTAWEFWRGRSEAPLWVNGIAALYGVTALSFIPCAIMIYLKGPLVLQAPPSGWAEDLNSIMGLVGVTGIGALSLALNQARIARQHRDEANTDPLTGLLNRRAVFERFGATSLGKDTAVLIFDLDHFKSINDKHGHAAGDEALRRFASVLSQRVPPRSAAARIGGEEFLLVVTDTDRDLALAIAEAVRSDFACEILQGPQGGFRGTVSAGLSTGEHHLDTFDNILRRADDALYKAKNSGRNRVSSAAAGGR from the coding sequence GTGTTTGTCGACCAGACCTCCTTGCTTCTTGCGCTCGGTTTTGCCGCATTCGCGCTTTCGGCCACGCTGTTCGTCACGTGGCTGGCTGCGCGCACCGAGCGGTTCATCCTGATCTGGGCTGTTGGCGCGGGCACTCTCATGGCAGCCTTCGCTGGTTTTTCAATAAACGCGGTCAGCAACAATTATGTGCTGCTCTGGGGCTCCAACATGCTGCTTACAGGCGGATTCGTCGTCCTGTTCAGCGCTGCGTGCCTCTTCACCGAGCGAAAGCTGCCGCGCGCACGCATCGTCGCTGTAGCGACCGCATCGGCAGCGCTTGTAACGATCCCGTTCCTGCTGGGCTTCGATGCGCTGGGGGCCATCATGGGCAACCTGGTCAATGCCGCGCTGTTGATTGGCACGGCCTGGGAGTTCTGGCGGGGTCGGTCGGAAGCGCCGCTCTGGGTCAACGGCATAGCGGCCCTCTATGGCGTTACCGCGCTCTCATTCATTCCCTGCGCCATCATGATCTACCTCAAGGGCCCGCTGGTGTTGCAGGCGCCGCCCAGCGGCTGGGCGGAGGATCTCAATTCGATCATGGGGCTGGTCGGGGTGACCGGCATAGGCGCGCTATCGCTTGCCCTCAACCAGGCGCGCATCGCCCGGCAGCATCGCGACGAGGCGAATACCGACCCGTTGACGGGATTGCTGAACCGCCGCGCCGTTTTCGAGCGCTTCGGCGCCACGTCCCTGGGAAAAGATACCGCCGTCCTGATCTTCGACCTCGATCACTTCAAATCGATCAATGACAAGCACGGCCACGCTGCCGGGGACGAGGCGCTGCGCCGCTTTGCCTCCGTCCTCAGCCAACGCGTTCCGCCGAGATCAGCCGCGGCCCGGATCGGCGGCGAGGAATTTCTGCTGGTTGTTACGGATACCGACCGGGACTTGGCTCTCGCCATCGCCGAGGCCGTGCGGTCGGATTTCGCGTGCGAGATTCTACAGGGGCCGCAGGGAGGATTTCGAGGCACGGTGAGCGCAGGCCTCTCCACCGGCGAACACCACCTCGATACGTTCGACAACATTCTGCGTCGAGCCGACGATGCGCTCTACAAGGCGAAGAACAGCGGGCGGAACCGCGTGTCCTCCGCAGCAGCGGGCGGCAGGTGA
- a CDS encoding ABC transporter ATP-binding protein, translating to MSLLVEAENLHFTYAQPLPWQKQAAEPSWIIDGVSLAVEAGTTLGVVGESGSGKSTLVRLLCGLLAPGKGEIRFGGRGTGEWLERDAREFRRRNQMVFQSPASSFDPRMSIFRSLQEPARAIERRVPSRQEVTGWLERVGLGPEVLDRYPHQLSGGQLQRLAVARALSLGPKLLYADEPTSALDVSVQAKVLNLLMDLRKDLGLTLVLVTHDLAVVGRICETMIVMKSGRIVETGATADVLANPRTDYTRKLIEAADATSLF from the coding sequence ATGTCGCTGCTGGTTGAAGCCGAGAACCTGCATTTCACTTATGCGCAACCCCTGCCCTGGCAGAAGCAGGCGGCGGAGCCGTCATGGATCATCGACGGGGTGTCGCTGGCCGTGGAAGCGGGCACGACGCTGGGCGTGGTGGGAGAATCCGGCTCGGGCAAGTCGACGCTCGTGCGCCTGCTCTGCGGGCTGCTGGCGCCGGGCAAGGGCGAAATCCGCTTCGGCGGGCGCGGCACCGGCGAATGGCTGGAGCGCGATGCGCGCGAATTCCGGCGGCGCAACCAGATGGTGTTCCAGAGCCCGGCCAGTTCGTTCGACCCGCGCATGAGCATTTTCCGCTCCCTGCAGGAGCCCGCCCGCGCCATCGAGCGCCGCGTGCCCTCGCGGCAGGAGGTGACCGGCTGGCTGGAGCGCGTCGGGCTGGGCCCGGAAGTGCTGGACCGCTATCCGCACCAGCTTTCGGGCGGGCAATTGCAGCGCCTGGCGGTGGCGCGGGCGCTCTCGCTCGGCCCAAAACTGCTCTATGCGGACGAGCCGACCAGCGCGCTGGACGTTTCGGTGCAGGCGAAAGTGCTCAACCTGCTCATGGACCTGCGCAAGGACCTGGGGCTGACATTGGTGCTGGTGACCCATGACCTCGCCGTGGTCGGGCGCATCTGCGAGACGATGATCGTGATGAAATCGGGCAGGATCGTCGAGACGGGCGCAACCGCCGACGTATTGGCCAATCCGCGCACCGACTACACGCGAAAACTCATCGAGGCGGCCGACGCGACGTCGCTGTTCTAG
- a CDS encoding ABC transporter ATP-binding protein, which yields MLEIRNLKVEIGGREIVMIDALDLGTGERLGLVGESGSGKTMSAMSAVGLQPLGARVTGSVKLGGRELIGLSDGQLAQLRGAEVGVVFQDPLRSLNPLMRVGSQVAEPLRLHAGLSKAAAMERAVALLEEVRLPDPQGLARRYPHQLSGGQRQRVLIAMAIACSPKLLIADEPTTALDVTVQKDILELLLRLSRERGMALLFVSHNLGVIRAVSEKVAVLYGGHLMEIGPVDEVLRNPGHRYTEALVGANPGRSRVADLPSQQGQHLTTIEGAVPAAGRFPSGCRFRNRCAFSLPGCAGDIPQTRLASGHIFRCLNPAIEGGADVAAG from the coding sequence TTGCTTGAGATCCGCAACCTCAAGGTCGAGATCGGCGGCCGCGAAATCGTGATGATCGACGCGCTCGACCTGGGCACCGGCGAGCGGCTGGGCCTGGTCGGGGAATCCGGTTCGGGCAAGACCATGTCGGCCATGAGCGCGGTGGGCCTGCAGCCGCTGGGCGCGCGGGTGACGGGATCGGTCAAGCTCGGCGGGCGCGAACTCATCGGACTTTCGGACGGGCAATTGGCACAATTGCGCGGCGCCGAAGTGGGCGTGGTGTTCCAGGACCCGCTGCGCTCGCTCAACCCGCTGATGCGGGTGGGCAGCCAGGTGGCAGAGCCGCTGCGGCTCCATGCGGGACTTTCCAAAGCTGCAGCCATGGAGCGGGCGGTGGCGCTGCTCGAGGAAGTGCGCCTGCCCGATCCGCAGGGGCTGGCCCGGCGCTATCCGCACCAGCTTTCGGGCGGGCAGCGGCAGCGCGTGCTCATCGCCATGGCCATTGCCTGCTCGCCAAAGCTGCTCATTGCCGACGAGCCGACGACGGCGCTCGACGTGACGGTGCAGAAGGACATTCTCGAACTGCTGCTGCGCCTCAGCCGCGAGCGCGGCATGGCGCTGCTGTTCGTGTCGCACAATCTGGGCGTGATTCGCGCCGTGAGCGAGAAGGTGGCGGTGCTTTATGGCGGGCACCTGATGGAAATCGGGCCCGTGGACGAAGTGCTGCGCAACCCGGGCCATCGCTATACCGAGGCACTGGTGGGAGCCAATCCGGGACGCAGCCGCGTCGCCGACCTGCCCAGCCAGCAGGGCCAGCATCTGACCACCATCGAAGGCGCGGTGCCGGCGGCGGGCCGCTTCCCCTCGGGCTGCCGGTTCCGCAACCGCTGCGCCTTCAGCCTGCCCGGCTGCGCCGGGGACATTCCGCAGACGCGCCTGGCCTCGGGACACATCTTCCGCTGCCTCAACCCGGCTATCGAGGGAGGCGCCGATGTCGCTGCTGGTTGA
- a CDS encoding ABC transporter permease: protein MASETAGASMAGDTRSPSLRQRLSRLPLSFLVGAFLVALFVVVGFVSLFWTPYPEGALSVANRLKAPLTDGYMFGTDRMGRDVLSQVMAGARNSLFVSVISTLIALVPGVLLGLAAASARGLPQILLSRVADVGVALPGVLVALVVATAIGAGNLASIIAIVVWFVPLVARVTIGPARQILAREFVEASYSYGRGRWFVLFRHVLPNIGPLIIVQGSVMFASAILIEASLSYLGVGAQRPTPSWGRLLNEALPLIDKAPSLMIFPGAAIMISVLGFNLLGDGLRTMLDPQQQSGSARIA, encoded by the coding sequence ATGGCTAGCGAAACGGCCGGTGCGTCGATGGCCGGGGACACCAGGAGCCCAAGCCTGCGCCAGCGGCTTTCCAGGCTGCCGCTGAGCTTTCTCGTCGGGGCATTCCTGGTGGCGCTGTTCGTGGTGGTGGGGTTCGTCTCGCTGTTCTGGACGCCCTACCCCGAGGGCGCGCTGAGCGTCGCCAACCGCCTCAAGGCGCCGCTGACCGATGGCTACATGTTCGGCACCGACCGCATGGGGCGCGACGTGCTTTCGCAGGTGATGGCCGGCGCGCGCAACTCGCTGTTCGTGAGCGTGATCTCGACACTCATCGCGCTGGTGCCTGGCGTCCTGCTTGGCCTTGCAGCGGCTTCGGCGCGCGGCCTGCCGCAGATATTGCTCAGCCGCGTGGCGGACGTAGGCGTGGCGCTGCCGGGCGTGCTGGTGGCGCTGGTGGTGGCGACGGCCATCGGCGCGGGCAACCTCGCCTCGATCATCGCCATCGTCGTCTGGTTCGTGCCGCTGGTGGCGCGCGTCACCATCGGGCCGGCTCGGCAGATTCTGGCGCGCGAGTTCGTGGAGGCCAGCTATTCCTATGGCCGCGGGCGCTGGTTCGTGCTGTTCCGGCACGTGCTGCCCAATATCGGGCCGCTCATCATCGTGCAGGGCTCGGTGATGTTCGCTTCCGCCATCCTCATCGAAGCTTCGCTCTCCTATCTGGGCGTGGGTGCACAGCGGCCGACGCCATCGTGGGGGCGGCTGCTCAACGAAGCGCTGCCGCTGATCGACAAGGCACCCTCCCTGATGATCTTCCCCGGCGCCGCCATCATGATTTCCGTGCTCGGGTTCAACCTCCTGGGTGACGGCCTGCGGACGATGCTCGACCCGCAGCAGCAATCAGGGAGCGCCCGCATTGCTTGA